Proteins from one Pagrus major chromosome 1, Pma_NU_1.0 genomic window:
- the LOC141015568 gene encoding uncharacterized protein produces MTPEDIFNTLEDLKVDEFKDFKWYLKQSDILEGYQPIKQSKLESAERRDTVDLMVNTFTLDGALKVTKKILEKIQRNDLVQSLSANSSGPEVSVSDVGETSENRGPSSSQSEGEAAVFSAETQVGSTKVTAQTGGVINTPHFTGVNIGGDIITNVVTAVQPPNRTDETTDVSTKTKVSVSVGDVGETSENRGPSSSQSEDEIVPVPKPQPISYYQDMLQSNLEDRFNCAQEGWARRKEPLVDIYTELYVTAGDDVNINKQHEVIQMEVKPTTEESVQPCDMFKPPSGKERSIRTVLTNGIAGIGKTFLVQKFVLDWTNKENNQDVHLIFPFTFRQLNLWKDEKLSLAKLIHECITETRGIKEEALNHIFTALQSSGNKKYDRSKFRLVFVLDGLDENRLQLNCSTNKNKETDFDVTQSTSVDVLMSNLIKRNLLPSARLWITTRPAAANQIHSDFVDVVTEVRGFTDPQKEEYFRKRFRDEEQATRIISHTKTSRSLHIMCHIPVFCWITAAVLPKQREGGELPKTLTEMYVEFLRFQIHQTNEKFDQNTCFQYIESLAKLSFQQLEKGNLIFYERDLKESGIDVRGASVFSGVFTEIFKEERGRKRDEVKMFSFIHLSVQEFLAALYVEMSLINKNKNVMSELAQTIGEHVRMFFSKKSVTNVHRFAIDKALQSPNGHLDLFLRFLLGLSLQTSQTLPQGLLEKERSSQTNQETVKYIKKKISKNLSPERSINLFHCLNELNDGSLVEEIQQYLRSGSSLSTDELSPAQWSALVFILLSSEEDLDVFDLKKYCASEEALLRLLPVVKASNKALLSGCNLSERTCEALSSALSSQSSSLRHLDLNNNDLQDSGVKPLCVGLKSPHCKLETLRLSGCNLSERTCEALSSALSSQSSSLRELDLNNNNLQDSGVKPLSVGLKSPHCKLETLRLSGCNLSERTCEALSSALSSQSSSLRHLDLNNNDLQDSGVKPLCVGLKSPHCKLETLRLSGCNLSERTCEALSSALSSQSSSLRHLDLNNNDLQDSGVNLLSVGLKSPHCKLETLRLSGCLITEEGCTSLASAVRSNPSHLRELDLSYNHPGDSGVKRLSAGLEDPDWRLETLRVEHGGEQWLKPGVRKYVCELTVDTNTVNTNLKLSDNNRKVTHVLEKQPYPDHPERFDYWRQLLCRNGLTGRCYWEVEWRGDVLISVSYRGISRRGDGVDCVFGRNNQSWSLFCSDDGCYCVWHNNRKTDLSSSSSSSASSVSNRAAVYVDCPAGTLSFYRVSSDSLIHLHTFNTTFTQTLYPGFGLWSGSSVSL; encoded by the exons ATGACTCCAGAGGACATTTTCAACACTCTGGAGGATCTAAAAGTTGATGAATTCAAGGATTTCAAATGGTATCTGAAGCAGTCTGACATCCTGGAAGGCTACCAACCCATCAAACAGTCCAAGCTGGAGAGTGCAGAAAGACGGGACACAGTGGATCTGATGGTGAACACCTTCACACTTGATGGAGCTCTGAAGGTGACCAAGAAGATTTTAGAGAAGATACAGAGGAATGACCTGGTGCAGAGTCTGTCAGCCAACAGCTCAGGACCAGAAG tgagtgtcagtgatGTTGGAGAGACTTCAGAGAACAGAGGACCTTCTTCCTCTCAGAGTGaaggtgaagctgctgttttctctg CTGAAACTCAAGTGGGAAGCACAAAAGTCACAGCACAGACTGGAGGTGTCATCAACACACCTCATTTCACTGGTGTCAACATTGGAGGAGACATTATCACCAATGTCGTCACAGCAG tccaACCTCCCAACAGAACAGATGAGACCACTGATGTTTCTACCAAAACCAAAG TGTCCGTGAGTGTCGGTGATGTTGGAGAGACTTCAGAGAACAGAGGACCTTCTTCCTCTCAGAGTGAAG ATGAGATCGTTCCAGTACCAAAGCCACAACCCATCTCATATTACCAAGACATGCTTCAGTCAAACCTCGAGGATAGGTTTAATTGTGCACAAGAGGGGTGGGCACGGAGGAAGGAACCTCTGGTTGATATCTACACAGAGCTGTACGTCACAGCTGGGGATGACgtaaacatcaacaaacagcatgagGTCATTCAGATGGAGGTGAAGCCAACAACAGAGGAATCAGTTCAACCCTGTGACATGTTCAAACCCCCCTCTGGAAAAGAAAGATCCATAAGAACAGTTCTGACCAATGGAATCGCCGGAATtggcaaaacatttcttgtcCAGAAGTTTGTGTTGGACTGGactaacaaagaaaacaatcaagatGTGCATCTCATATTCCCCTTTACCTTCCGCCAGCTGAACTTATGGAAGGATGAAAAGTTAAGTTTGGCAAAGCTCATTCATGAATGTATCACAGAGACCAGAGGCATCAAGGAAGAGGCTCTGAATCACATCTTTACAGCTCTGcagtcatcaggaaacaaaaaGTATGACAGAAGTAAATTCAGActagtgtttgttttggatggaCTGGATGAGAACCGCCTTCAACTGAACTGTTcgaccaataaaaacaaagaaacagactttgatgtgactcagtccacctcagtggatgtgctgatGTCAAACCTCATCAAGAGAaatctgcttccctctgctcgcctctggataaccacacgacctgcagcagccaatcagattcattctgattttgttgacgtggtgacagaggtcagagggttcactgacccacagaaggaggagtacttcaggaagagattcagagatgaggagcaggccaccagaatcatctcccacaccaagacatcacgaagcctccacatcatgtgccacatcccagtcttctgctggatcactgctgcagttcTGCCCAagcaaagagagggaggagagctgcccaagaccctgactgagatgtatgTAGAGTTCCTGAGGTTTCAGATTCACCAGACAAATGAGAAGTTTGACCAAAACACGTGCTTTCAGTACATTGAGTCATTAGCAAAACTGTCTTTCCAGCAGCTGGAAAAGGgcaacctgatcttctatgaaagAGATCTGAAAGAGAGTGGCATTGATGTCAGAGGAGCTTCAGTGttctcaggagtgttcacagagatctttaaagaggaacGTGGGAGGAAGCGTGATGAAGTCAAGATGTTTAGCTTCATCCATCtcagtgttcaggagtttttgGCAGCTTTGTATGTAGAGATGTCactcattaacaaaaacaagaatgtgATGTCAGAGCTAGCTCAAACTATTGGTGAACATGTGAGAATGTTTTTCAGCAAAAAGTCTGTGACAAATGTCCACAGGTTTGCTATTGacaaggccttacagagtccaaacggacacctggacttgttcctccgcttcctcctgggtctttcactgcagaccagTCAGACTCTCCCTCAAGGCCTCCTGGAAAAGGAAAGAAgctcacagaccaatcaggaaacagtgaagtacatcaagaagaagatcagtaagaatctgtctccagagagaagcatcaatctgttccactgtctgaatgaactgaatgatggttctctagtggaggagatccaacagtacctgagatcaggatcaagtctctccacagatgaactgtctcctgctcagtggtcagctctggtcttcatcttactgtcatcagaagaagatctggacgtgtttgacctaaagaaatactgtgcttcagaggaggctcttctgaggctgctgccagtggtcaaagcctccaacaaagctct gctgagtggctgtaatctgtcagagagaacctgtgaagctctgtcctcagctctcagctcccagtcctctagtctgagacaTCTGGACCTGAATAACAatgacctgcaggattcaggagtgaaacCACTGtgtgttggactgaagagtccacactgtaaactggagactctcag gctgagtggctgtaatctaTCAGAGAGAacctgtgaagctctgtcctcagctctcagctcccagtcctctagtctgagagagctggacctgaataacaacaacctgcaggattcaggagtgaagccgctgtctgttggactgaagagtccacactgtaaactggagactctcag gctgagtggctgtaatctgtcagagagaacctgtgaagctctgtcctcagctctcagctcccagtcctctagtctgagacaTCTGGACCTGAATAACAatgacctgcaggattcaggagtgaaacCACTGtgtgttggactgaagagtccacactgtaaactggagactctcag gctgagtggctgtaatctaTCAGAGAGAacctgtgaagctctgtcctcagctctcagctcccagtcctctagtctgagacatctggacctgaataacaacgacctgcaggattcaggagtgaacctgttgtctgttggactgaagagtccacactgtaaactggagactctcag gctgtcaggctgtctgatcacagaggaaggctgtacttctctggcctcagctgtgagatccaacccctcccatctgagagagctggacctgagctacaatcatccaggagactcaggagtaAAGCGGCTGTCGGCTGGACTCgaggatccagactggagactAGAGACTCTCAG ggtggAACATGGTGGAGAGCAGTGGCTGAAACCTGGTGtgaggaagt atgtctgtgaactcacagtggacacaaacacagtaaacacaaacctcaaactgtctgacaacaacaggaaggtgacaCATGTGTTAGAGAAGCAgccatatcctgatcatccagagaggtttgactaCTGGcgtcagctgctgtgtagaaatggtctgactggtcgctgttactgggaggtcgagtggagaggagatgttcttatatcagtgagttacagaggaatcagcaggagaggagacggTGTCGACTGTGTGTTTGGACGGAAtaatcagtcctggagtctgttCTGCTCTGATGATGGTTGTTACTGTGTCTGgcacaataacagaaaaacagacctctcctcctcctcctcctcctccgcctcctctgtctctaacagagcagcagtgtatgtggactgtcctgctggcactctgtccttctacagagtctcctctgactcactgatccacctccacaccttcaacaccacattcactcaaactctttatcctgggtttgGACTCTGGTCTGGTTCCTCAGTGTCCCTGTAG